A single genomic interval of Nerophis ophidion isolate RoL-2023_Sa linkage group LG11, RoL_Noph_v1.0, whole genome shotgun sequence harbors:
- the cabz01093075.1 gene encoding C-C chemokine receptor type 3, giving the protein MMATTSPAVREYVFTRPTSTAAADNMTLTPSDYNYDYTLLPDWDYRKCDYERHIAYFLPVIYSTFFLLGLLGNFLVIWVTVCGLRLRNMTDVCLVNLAMADLLLVSSLPFLAHQARDHWIFGDAMCKIVLGIYQIVFYAGIFFITLMSIDRYLAIVHAVYAMRTRTRSFGVIAAGVTWLAGFLSSFPEVLYIKNHNQTLQRSVLSKNSFCFPVYPTLDGTKTHFWSVFGLFKMNILGVFVPMVIMAFCYTQIIRRLLSTQSSKRQAIHLILVVVAVFVFCWVPYNVASFFKALELLKVYSECESSKVIRRALEITEVMAYFHSCLNPVLYVFVGEKFRKTLVRLIHRAPCALCKLVKIVIPQEHISRSIISQTTSLDERSTAV; this is encoded by the coding sequence GCCAACTTCCACAGCTGCTGCAGACAACATGACTTTAACACCATCTGATTACAATTACGACTACACCTTGCTTCCTGATTGGGACTACCGGAAGTGCGATTACGAGCGCCACATTGCGTATTTTCTTCCTGTCATCTACTCCACGTTCTTCCTCCTCGGCCTTCTGGGGAACTTCCTCGTCATCTGGGTCACCGTTTGTGGATTGCGACTTCGCAACATGACAGACGTGTGCCTTGTAAACCTGGCCATGGCTGACCTCCTGTTGGTCAGCTCCCTGCCCTTTTTGGCCCACCAAGCCCGGGACCACTGGATATTTGGGGACGCTATGTGCAAAATAGTCCTTGGTATTTACCAGATTGTTTTTTACGCCGGTATTTTTTTCATCACGCTAATGAGCATCGACAGGTATTTGGCCATAGTACACGCTGTTTACGCCATGAGGACACGTACACGCTCTTTTGGCGTTATAGCAGCAGGTGTCACATGGCTAGCTGGGTTTTTGTCATCGTTTCCTGAGGTCCTCTACATAAAAAACCACAACCAGACCCTACAGCGGTCTGTCCTCTCGAAAAACTCTTTCTGCTTCCCTGTGTATCCAACCTTGGATGGCACTAAAACTCACTTCTGGAGTGTTTTTGGTctttttaaaatgaatattttggGTGTATTCGTCCCCATGGTCATCATGGCTTTCTGCTACACACAAATCATCAGGCGGCTGCTTTCCACTCAGTCCTCCAAGAGACAGGCCATTCATTTAATCCTTGTGGTTGTGGCTGTCTTCGTCTTCTGCTGGGTGCCTTACAACGTGGCATCCTTCTTCAAAGCACTGGAGCTACTGAAAGTTTACTCTGAGTGCGAAAGCAGCAAAGTCATTCGACGGGCTTTGGAAATCACAGAAGTGATGGCTTACTTTCACAGCTGCCTCAACCCTGTGCTCTATGTGTTTGTGGGGGAGAAGTTCAGGAAGACCTTGGTCAGGTTGATCCACAGAGCTCCATGCGCTCTGTGCAAACTGGTCAAGATTGTCATACCTCAGGAACACATCAGCAGGTCCATCATCTCCCAGACCACAAGCCTGGATGAGAGGAGCACTGCTGTGTAA